AGAGGCGTATTCGATTTTGATTCCAAAGGTTACTTGCTTTTCCAAGGACACAGATTGCAGTTACAGCCCCACAGAGACGCCTTGGCCTCGGCCACAGCATCGGTCTTTCTCATCAATACGAAAGGCGCCGCTGGCACCGCCGCCACGCGGGACTTTAAAGGGTAAGCGCACTGGAATACGCGGGGCTTCCAAGCGACTTCGGCACGGTTCTTCTTCTATTCTCATTCGTGTTGGTGATTTCTCCATTTCTGGCCGGGTGCGACTTCGGATTTCTCAAAGTGCCGCCCTTTTCAACGAAAACAAGGAAATCTCTTTTATATCTGACGCCGGTATGCGCGATGTTTTCCGTCGCAGTGCACATCCCAATCATAAATGCACGGGAAGGCGAGCTTGTTCCGGAGAAGCAACTGGCCGCCCTGGAGGCAGCAATCGAAGCGCTTGAACGTCAAGTGAATGGCTCCACGCAGCAATCGACGGAGCAGAAGGAGCATCTGGCAGATCTACGAGACGTGAAACTCGTTTTTGATCAAGATGGTGCATACGGCGCAATGAACTTCTCGCTATTTTGGAGCGGGCCCGGTGATCTGGACCTCTCCCTCGTCTGTCCAAGCGGCGAAATAGTCGCCTACATGAATAAAATTAACTGTGGCGCGAGTCTCGACATCGATAGTGGTTTTTGGTCGTCGTCTACTGAACACGTTGAAAACATCTATCTCAGTGAAAGTGCTCCCAATGGTCAATATTCGGTAAATGTGACTCACTACGTATCCACGAACGAGGCCAAAGACGCCAGTGTCCGTTTCTCCTTAATGGTGTACCGCGTAGGAAACGATGACATACACGTAATTTCAAAGATCGCTGATGACATTCAGCCGCGTGAGGCGCAAAGAGTGTTTGTTTTCTCACTCCCAGAAATGTTGGCGCACTAGGCTCCAAAGCCAAAAAGCATATTTTCACCCAGACTGACCGGGGCGGCAGAGACGCATCGGCAAAGCGACCAGAGCGCCCAAAAATTCAGGCGGCTCAACTGTCTGGACCTTCGACGCATCCTAACAAATGGGCGGATGCACAGAGGGCCGGCGTCCCTCCAGGTCGTACTGATCGCAAGATCCCGGGTTTTAAAGTTCAAAACCAGTCAGCGCCGCGCCTCACACTCCTCCCGATCTCTTCTTGTACACAGCGGCGCGGCCCAGTGCTGGCTTCGGGACATGCCTTCGCCTGCTCCGGGACCAGCGCCACCGAGTACATGCGCAGCCTTGGCTCTGCGCGTCTGGCACCCAACGTCCCGCGCGCAAAACCACTGCGCCAGGTCACCCCGCCGCAGCTAACGCGCGCAGGGTGAGGTGGCGTCTAGTTCACCGTGATCGTGATCACTTCGCTCATGACCGGCGGATCATGCGGCACGTGGCTCCAATCCCCAAGAAGCAGTTGCAGCGTATGCGTGCCGGTCGGAAGCTCTTTGGTGACCTGTGTCTGACCGCCCCCGAAATGAACGATCTCATCGGTCGCGGGCAGGCCGGAATCAAGGTCCAGCGTTTGCGGGTCGGTGTTGATCAACAGGTGGTGATGACCGGTGTTTTCCTGCTCGGTACCAGCCGGGGCAACGCCCATGCCTACCAGCCCGAATACAACCGTGACCGGGTTCGAAACTGTCGCGCCATCCGCCGGTGAAATAATATAGGCCTGCGCGTTCTGCGGCGCCGGGCTGCGATGCCCATCGGCAAAGGCCGCTCCCGCGAGCATGAGTCCGGCGGTTGCTGTTAGAATGAAGTGCTTCATGGTGTCCTCCCTGAAAACGGGCAAAATTCCCGTTCCAGGAGATAATTAGGCCTTCGATCCGGTAAGACAACACAGATCACGGGCTTGTGGCCCCTCAGACCCGCGCGCCTAATTCGATGGTCAGGACCCGCATGGCGTCATTGCGTTCCCCGATCCCGCGCGATCTCCTCCTGAACCCGTCGGGCTTCGGCGGCAAGGCGGGGCACCGTGTTGTCCTCGGGGAACCCTTTTACATAGCCTGACATCAGCGCCATCCAGTAGATTCGCAACACCCGGTTCATCCGCGTCTGATACCCCGGACCCAGACTGCGAAACCAACGCACCATATCCGCATCCAGCCGGATCGTGACGCGGGTCGTCTTGCGCGCCACTTCGCCTTCCCAGTCCAGACCGGACCAATAGGTTGGCAGGCTTTGGTCCAGCCAGGCGGTGCTTAAATCCTGCTCTAGTCGTTCCAGCTCATACATCATCTGCGTTTTCATGCTGCGTTCCACCTTGGTGCTCATATTGTCCCCCTGTCTGTTTGGATGTGCCAATTCTGTCGGGATCGCGTTAAAAGGGTCTCTGTACACCGCCCGGTGTACAGCTTGTGTACAGCCTGTGTACCGGTTGTGCGCCGCATATCAGCGGAATTTCTTGCCATATCCATTCATTAATGATACCAGAAGTTTCAATAATACGCTTTTTGGTCAAAATGACTGCGCGCAAGGGGGGACTAAACCGCATCTTTTCGGGTGCGGTTAATACCAGATTGAAGGCGGTCTATATCCAGTGTAGGCTTTCTTTATGGCGCTGCCCGTCGAAACCTTTTTTCTGCATCCTGACGCTCAGGGGACTCTGCAATCGCAGATCCAGCAGATGATTGCGCAGGGCATTCTGTCGGGTCGGTTTCAGCGCGGGGAGAAGCTCCCCTCAACACGCAAACTGGCGATCCATCTCGGTATAAGCCGCATTACCGTGACCATCGCCTACACCGAACTTCTGGCCAATGATTACCTGACATCGCGGGGCCGCTCGGGGTATTACGTTTCCGACAATGCGCCCGTGCCGCCCGCGTTTGCCCCCAGCGAGGCAGGCCCGGATGCGGTGGATTGGAGCCGTGCGATTGGTCAGCGGTTTTCCGGGGGTGACACAGTGCGCAAGCCTGCGGATTGGGCCGGGTATCGCTATCCGTTCATTTACGGGCAGGCGGATCCTGAGCTGTTTGATCACGCCAAC
This genomic interval from Paracoccaceae bacterium contains the following:
- a CDS encoding DUF4399 domain-containing protein — translated: MKHFILTATAGLMLAGAAFADGHRSPAPQNAQAYIISPADGATVSNPVTVVFGLVGMGVAPAGTEQENTGHHHLLINTDPQTLDLDSGLPATDEIVHFGGGQTQVTKELPTGTHTLQLLLGDWSHVPHDPPVMSEVITITVN
- a CDS encoding BrnA antitoxin family protein; translated protein: MSTKVERSMKTQMMYELERLEQDLSTAWLDQSLPTYWSGLDWEGEVARKTTRVTIRLDADMVRWFRSLGPGYQTRMNRVLRIYWMALMSGYVKGFPEDNTVPRLAAEARRVQEEIARDRGTQ